The proteins below come from a single Candidatus Bathyarchaeota archaeon genomic window:
- a CDS encoding UPF0280 family protein, with protein MTGNLIKESFTYKESQCTIISDQQNAIDIAKESIKRNYQELENYVKSHPKFQHTLKPLPIPKAPLVARLMAQAAQKADVGPMAAVAGVIADLAVHDMIQAGCGVAVVEDGGEISAQSNIPVDVAVAMGNEPLSRRFGFRLTEFPFGLATSSGRFSHALSFGDAEAAIIFCKDAGLADAAATAVGNVVKGDVATAIKAGIEWALAIEGVEGVMIIFQGQVGTAGKIPQIIKIEP; from the coding sequence TTGACGGGGAACCTGATTAAAGAAAGCTTTACCTATAAAGAATCCCAATGTACCATAATTTCTGACCAGCAAAACGCGATAGACATAGCCAAAGAATCCATAAAACGCAACTATCAAGAACTCGAAAACTACGTTAAATCCCACCCGAAATTTCAACACACCCTAAAACCCCTACCCATCCCTAAAGCCCCTCTTGTTGCTAGGCTGATGGCACAGGCAGCCCAAAAAGCCGACGTTGGACCCATGGCGGCAGTTGCAGGTGTAATCGCCGATTTAGCCGTGCACGACATGATACAGGCTGGTTGCGGCGTGGCGGTTGTTGAGGACGGCGGAGAAATCTCAGCGCAATCTAACATACCCGTGGACGTCGCGGTTGCAATGGGCAATGAACCCCTATCGCGGCGGTTTGGTTTTAGGTTAACAGAGTTTCCTTTTGGTCTTGCGACGAGTTCTGGACGTTTTAGTCATGCGTTGAGTTTTGGGGATGCTGAAGCGGCAATCATTTTCTGCAAGGATGCAGGTTTGGCGGATGCTGCGGCAACAGCGGTTGGTAACGTGGTGAAAGGCGACGTGGCGACGGCGATTAAGGCTGGAATCGAATGGGCTTTAGCAATTGAGGGTGTGGAGGGTGTTATGATAATTTTTCAAGGACAAGTGGGAACCGCGGGAAAGATACCGCAAATAATCAAAATAGAGCCTTAA
- the argH gene encoding argininosuccinate lyase, whose protein sequence is MRETSKMLHGGRLGNVRDDVAKFASSIKDDARLADAVVAINKAHVAMLIEQKIIPQQDGAKLLIALTKNEKIQLDPSKEDVHMAVEEVVLAETGPEVGGNLHIAKSRNDQVATAIRMELRNELLCLMDLTLNMQQAMIETANKHVSTVILEYTHLQPAQPVTFGHYLLLHINGLTRDLQRLQAAYQHVNLCPLGAGALATTSFPINRQTTANLLGFDEVLDNSLDAVGSRDFIVETVSALALMAVNLSRLAEDFIVWSSPEFGVVELPDEFTSTSSIMPQKKNPEVLEIIRARASYALGDYVVCAGILKSLPTTYNLDLQEVTPKLWATIDNLSKSLTILTQLIPNIKVTQIKEDDPAAGFVGATELANMLVRKYNVPFRTAHKIVGALVKVLIEQGKTLSGAMPDLLAKCALEASNLKLNVKNADIVECANPIKLIETYKVQGGPSTAEVKKSLVLSQKRIDTSKASIDKLKKGIAQSQKLLQDTVTSYSGLGSSKT, encoded by the coding sequence TTGAGGGAAACGTCAAAGATGCTGCATGGAGGACGCTTGGGAAACGTGCGTGATGACGTTGCCAAGTTTGCCTCCTCTATCAAAGATGACGCACGATTAGCAGACGCTGTCGTCGCCATAAACAAGGCACATGTTGCTATGTTGATTGAACAAAAAATCATCCCACAACAAGACGGTGCAAAACTCCTCATAGCGCTGACCAAAAACGAGAAAATCCAGCTTGACCCCTCAAAAGAAGACGTTCACATGGCAGTTGAAGAAGTGGTTCTGGCAGAAACAGGTCCTGAAGTCGGCGGAAACTTGCACATTGCCAAAAGCCGAAATGACCAAGTTGCCACTGCCATACGCATGGAACTGCGCAACGAATTGCTCTGCCTAATGGACCTCACATTAAATATGCAGCAAGCAATGATTGAAACCGCAAACAAACACGTCAGCACAGTTATCTTAGAGTACACTCATCTTCAGCCCGCCCAACCAGTCACCTTTGGGCATTATCTTCTCTTACACATTAATGGGCTCACTCGAGACCTCCAACGGCTCCAAGCGGCTTATCAGCACGTGAACCTGTGTCCACTTGGCGCTGGCGCACTAGCAACCACAAGTTTCCCAATTAACCGCCAAACCACCGCAAACCTTCTCGGGTTTGATGAGGTGTTGGATAATTCGCTCGATGCAGTTGGTAGCCGAGACTTTATTGTGGAAACCGTTTCTGCGTTGGCGTTGATGGCTGTGAATTTGAGCCGTTTAGCTGAAGATTTCATTGTTTGGAGTTCACCCGAGTTTGGCGTGGTGGAGTTGCCTGACGAGTTCACCAGCACCAGCAGCATTATGCCTCAAAAGAAGAATCCTGAAGTTCTCGAAATAATTCGGGCACGAGCAAGTTACGCGCTTGGCGATTACGTGGTGTGCGCTGGGATTTTGAAGAGTTTACCCACCACTTATAATTTGGATTTGCAGGAAGTCACACCTAAACTATGGGCAACAATAGACAACCTCTCCAAATCCCTAACGATCCTAACCCAGCTAATTCCAAACATCAAAGTTACCCAAATCAAAGAGGACGACCCGGCAGCAGGGTTTGTTGGCGCAACCGAGCTGGCAAACATGCTTGTCCGCAAGTACAATGTACCCTTCCGTACAGCTCACAAAATCGTGGGTGCACTCGTGAAGGTGCTTATTGAGCAGGGAAAGACTCTGTCAGGTGCAATGCCAGATTTGCTGGCTAAATGTGCCTTGGAAGCTTCCAATTTAAAATTGAACGTTAAAAACGCTGATATCGTTGAATGCGCAAATCCCATCAAACTAATAGAAACCTATAAAGTTCAAGGCGGACCTTCAACGGCAGAGGTTAAAAAATCCTTAGTACTAAGCCAAAAGCGCATCGACACCTCCAAGGCAAGCATAGACAAACTCAAAAAAGGCATTGCTCAATCCCAAAAACTGCTACAGGACACGGTAACCTCTTATTCTGGGCTGGGTAGCTCAAAAACATAA
- the cofC gene encoding 2-phospho-L-lactate guanylyltransferase, translating to MVVYAIVPVKKITASKRRLSQNLNTQQRKTLTITMLQDVLYALKASTVTNILVVSNDSNVKAIAQRFNVDFFAPTHRGLNFAIEEAFAWCLKNKADAVLVLPADLPLITSKDINVLAELGSVGQCVVLVPSKDWGTNALFQRPPDLVHASFGPESFHKHMQEATSRDVRVRFYYSLGAGLDIDSVDDLQLLLKIDNNTASRQVLEKFKAAKNADK from the coding sequence GTGGTTGTCTACGCCATTGTGCCTGTCAAAAAAATAACAGCTTCTAAGAGGCGACTCTCTCAAAACTTAAACACCCAACAACGCAAAACCCTAACCATCACAATGCTACAAGACGTCCTGTATGCCCTCAAAGCATCAACAGTCACAAACATTTTAGTTGTCAGCAACGACTCAAATGTTAAAGCAATAGCACAACGATTTAACGTAGACTTTTTTGCCCCAACCCACAGAGGCTTAAACTTTGCCATTGAAGAAGCCTTTGCATGGTGCCTTAAAAACAAGGCAGACGCGGTGCTTGTTTTACCTGCAGACTTACCGCTTATAACATCTAAAGACATTAACGTGCTTGCAGAGTTAGGTTCTGTTGGGCAATGTGTGGTTTTGGTGCCTTCCAAAGATTGGGGAACTAACGCTCTTTTCCAGAGACCACCTGATTTGGTGCATGCCAGTTTCGGTCCTGAAAGTTTCCATAAACACATGCAAGAAGCCACAAGTAGAGATGTCCGTGTTAGATTCTATTATTCTTTGGGTGCAGGGTTAGATATTGATTCAGTTGATGATTTGCAGTTGCTACTGAAAATTGACAATAACACTGCAAGTAGGCAGGTTTTAGAAAAATTCAAAGCCGCAAAGAATGCGGATAAATGA
- the carB gene encoding carbamoyl-phosphate synthase (glutamine-hydrolyzing) large subunit produces MPKFEWIKKVLVLGSGAIKIGEAAEFDYSGSQCLKALTEEGIETVLINPNIATIQTDPRLSGKVYLLPVTPEFVEKVIVKERPDGILLGFGGQTALNCGIELAKTGVLDKYNVKVLGTPVSAIEDTGDRERFRQAMLKANVTPLKSKSATSVQAALDVAEEIGYPVIVRVAYTLGGKGSGVAHDERELKEIATRGLAQSRITQVLIEEYVGHWKEVEYEVMRDYAGNCLTVCNMENFDPMGVHTGDSIVVAPSQTMSNREYHLIRSTSLNAIRSLGIVGECNIQWALHPKSEEYRVIEVNSRMSRSSALASKVTGYPLAYIATKLTLGYLLPELVNKVTEVTTACFEPALDYITVKIPRWDLQKFKNADRHVGPQMRSVGEVMAIGRCFEEALQKAVRMLDTGKIGLVCNPEDSEPESEAKIRDAMANPTDERLYKISKALRMGISIPELYRISGIDPFFLHKIQNILDMETKLTEINLADPSAAEIVREAKRIGFSDEQIAVCQETKEDTIRTYRKSNGILPVVKQIDTLAAEWPAKTNYLYMTYGGDEDDVDFSNNQSKVVVLGAGVFRIGSSVEFDWCGVNTIWALKKNGIKEAIMVNYNPETVSTDYDISDKLYFEELTKERILDICDKENPLGVITSVGGQIPNNLSMPLSDAGINILGTSAQNVDLAEDRSKFSALLDQLGIKQPGWSKLLSITEAKRFAEKIGYPVIVRPSYVLSGSAMRVAYNEAALENFLKLAAKVSRDHPVVISKFINRAKEVEVDGVSDGESVLIGAIMEHVENAGVHSGDATMTIPPQALKPEVQKKIEEDTISIVRALKIHGPYNIQYLVKDDVVNVIECNLRASRSMPFVSKTRGVNMIEQATLAMLGKKITVNLSPMKIAPHVGVKVPQFSFMRLSGADPVLGVEMLSTGEVACLGENFADAFSKAMQAAEFTLPPKDGAVLLSVGGDKTRKQRVIPLAQAFADLGFRLYATAHTAGVLNEAGIQTKVLYKVNEGNDPNILDYLQEHKIDLVINVPMANKRSNISDIITDGYVIRRQAVEFNIPVITNLQLAAALVDVLKQKDQNGNTIRSLNEYMDKLPWKVW; encoded by the coding sequence ATGCCCAAGTTTGAATGGATCAAAAAAGTGTTGGTTCTGGGCAGTGGAGCCATCAAAATCGGTGAAGCCGCCGAGTTCGACTACAGCGGTAGCCAATGTCTAAAAGCCCTAACCGAAGAAGGCATAGAAACCGTATTAATTAACCCCAACATTGCAACCATCCAAACCGACCCCAGATTATCAGGCAAAGTGTACCTTCTTCCAGTAACGCCTGAATTTGTTGAGAAAGTCATCGTTAAAGAACGCCCAGATGGCATACTGCTGGGATTTGGCGGACAAACTGCACTTAACTGCGGCATTGAACTAGCAAAAACAGGTGTGCTTGACAAATACAACGTGAAAGTGCTGGGAACCCCCGTTTCAGCCATAGAAGACACGGGTGACCGCGAAAGATTCCGTCAGGCAATGCTCAAAGCTAACGTTACACCACTGAAAAGCAAATCCGCAACCAGTGTGCAGGCGGCTTTGGATGTTGCAGAGGAGATTGGTTATCCTGTTATTGTTCGTGTTGCTTACACTTTGGGCGGTAAAGGCTCAGGCGTAGCGCATGATGAGCGAGAACTCAAAGAAATTGCAACTCGTGGTTTAGCTCAGAGTCGTATCACTCAAGTTTTAATTGAGGAGTATGTGGGTCACTGGAAAGAAGTCGAGTACGAGGTTATGCGGGATTACGCGGGCAACTGCTTAACAGTGTGTAACATGGAAAACTTTGACCCCATGGGCGTACACACAGGCGACTCAATCGTTGTTGCACCATCTCAAACAATGAGCAACCGCGAATACCACCTAATACGTTCCACTTCACTAAATGCAATTCGAAGCTTAGGTATCGTGGGCGAATGCAACATTCAATGGGCACTGCACCCTAAGTCTGAGGAGTACCGCGTCATCGAAGTAAACTCCAGAATGTCTCGTAGCTCCGCGTTGGCAAGCAAAGTTACAGGTTACCCACTGGCTTATATCGCAACGAAACTCACTTTGGGCTATCTTTTGCCTGAACTGGTAAACAAAGTCACTGAAGTTACAACCGCTTGTTTCGAGCCAGCCCTTGACTACATCACCGTGAAGATTCCACGTTGGGACCTCCAGAAGTTCAAGAATGCTGACCGTCATGTTGGTCCACAGATGCGTAGTGTGGGGGAGGTAATGGCTATTGGTAGGTGTTTTGAGGAGGCACTTCAGAAAGCGGTTCGTATGCTGGACACGGGCAAGATTGGACTTGTCTGTAACCCTGAAGATTCAGAGCCCGAGTCGGAAGCCAAAATCCGTGATGCAATGGCAAACCCCACCGACGAGCGCCTATACAAAATAAGCAAAGCCCTCCGCATGGGCATTAGCATACCCGAACTCTACCGCATCAGCGGCATAGACCCCTTCTTCCTTCACAAAATCCAAAACATCCTTGACATGGAAACCAAACTCACCGAAATAAACCTCGCCGACCCATCAGCCGCAGAAATCGTCCGCGAAGCCAAACGCATCGGCTTCTCCGATGAACAAATTGCAGTATGCCAAGAAACCAAGGAAGACACAATCCGCACCTACCGCAAAAGCAACGGCATACTTCCAGTGGTTAAGCAGATTGACACATTAGCAGCGGAATGGCCAGCCAAAACCAACTATCTCTACATGACCTACGGCGGAGACGAAGATGACGTAGATTTTAGCAACAACCAAAGCAAAGTTGTCGTGCTTGGTGCAGGCGTTTTCCGTATCGGTTCTAGTGTTGAGTTTGACTGGTGCGGTGTTAACACGATTTGGGCGCTCAAAAAGAATGGCATAAAAGAAGCCATCATGGTAAACTATAACCCTGAAACCGTCAGCACAGACTATGACATATCAGACAAACTCTACTTTGAAGAACTCACCAAAGAACGCATTTTAGACATCTGCGACAAAGAAAACCCGCTCGGAGTAATCACCAGTGTAGGCGGACAAATTCCAAACAACCTCTCAATGCCCCTCTCAGATGCGGGCATAAACATTTTGGGAACCTCAGCGCAAAACGTGGACCTAGCCGAGGACCGCTCAAAATTCAGTGCGCTGCTTGACCAACTTGGCATAAAACAGCCTGGCTGGAGCAAACTGCTCTCCATTACCGAAGCTAAACGGTTCGCTGAGAAAATCGGGTACCCAGTTATCGTACGTCCAAGCTATGTACTGTCAGGTTCAGCTATGCGTGTGGCTTATAATGAGGCAGCGCTGGAGAACTTCCTAAAGCTTGCGGCAAAAGTTTCCCGAGACCACCCAGTGGTTATCAGCAAATTCATCAACCGCGCCAAAGAAGTCGAAGTTGACGGAGTCTCAGACGGCGAAAGTGTGCTGATTGGCGCTATCATGGAACACGTGGAAAACGCAGGCGTCCACAGCGGCGATGCAACCATGACCATTCCACCCCAAGCACTCAAACCTGAAGTTCAAAAGAAAATCGAAGAAGACACCATAAGCATCGTACGAGCCCTCAAAATCCACGGACCATACAACATACAATATCTCGTCAAGGACGACGTAGTCAACGTTATCGAATGCAACCTACGCGCGTCACGTTCTATGCCGTTTGTAAGCAAAACCCGCGGCGTAAACATGATTGAGCAGGCAACCTTGGCTATGTTGGGTAAAAAAATCACCGTAAACCTCTCACCCATGAAAATTGCGCCTCACGTGGGCGTTAAGGTTCCCCAATTCAGCTTTATGCGTCTTAGTGGAGCTGACCCAGTTTTGGGTGTGGAAATGCTTAGCACAGGCGAGGTGGCTTGTCTTGGCGAAAACTTTGCGGATGCCTTCTCTAAAGCGATGCAGGCAGCAGAGTTCACATTGCCTCCCAAAGACGGAGCCGTCTTACTCAGCGTTGGTGGGGACAAAACACGCAAACAACGTGTAATCCCGCTTGCTCAGGCTTTTGCCGATTTAGGCTTTAGACTCTACGCAACCGCGCACACTGCAGGTGTTCTTAACGAGGCAGGCATACAGACCAAGGTGCTCTATAAAGTCAACGAGGGAAACGACCCCAACATACTAGATTATCTGCAGGAACACAAAATCGACTTAGTCATCAACGTGCCCATGGCAAACAAACGCTCAAACATATCTGACATAATCACTGATGGTTATGTAATTCGGCGTCAAGCAGTAGAATTTAACATACCTGTAATCACTAACCTGCAGCTCGCCGCAGCGCTAGTGGATGTGCTTAAACAGAAAGACCAAAATGGCAACACAATACGCAGCCTCAACGAGTACATGGACAAGCTACCGTGGAAAGTCTGGTAG
- a CDS encoding Ig-like domain-containing protein gives MGKKRSCFCLFIVILAVMLSFVIVTQATPTVSISFYKDNGYGMGGDINGYFTANAAVSEDVIRVEFYLDDELQQNDLTAPFSWSFNTEDYPLGEHTIEVVAYDSANQTASASATRNFVSFPVDFVVIIIVAVIVILIVSLAVAIYRVRKPTGKNATKIWP, from the coding sequence ATGGGTAAAAAAAGAAGCTGTTTTTGTCTTTTCATCGTTATTTTAGCAGTCATGCTGTCTTTTGTAATAGTTACACAAGCCACTCCTACAGTTAGCATCAGCTTCTACAAGGATAATGGTTACGGCATGGGCGGTGACATTAACGGGTACTTTACTGCTAACGCCGCTGTTTCCGAAGATGTGATTCGCGTAGAATTTTACCTTGATGACGAACTACAACAAAACGACCTTACTGCTCCATTTAGTTGGTCGTTTAACACTGAAGATTACCCGCTGGGTGAGCATACAATAGAAGTTGTCGCCTACGACAGCGCCAACCAAACCGCGTCAGCATCAGCTACACGTAATTTTGTGTCCTTCCCCGTGGACTTTGTTGTTATCATAATTGTTGCGGTAATTGTTATCTTGATTGTCTCTTTAGCGGTGGCGATATACCGAGTACGTAAGCCTACTGGTAAAAATGCCACTAAAATTTGGCCTTGA
- the npdG gene encoding NADPH-dependent F420 reductase — translation MSNPNPNPTIAIIGGTGREGSAIAGRFAKAGLPVIIGSRDPAKAKSFATMVNLECKLDGVTGCTNCEAAQKADIIILAVPYTAINRSIAEIKDCTAGKIVINIASSLDMEKKTRAFINPTGSIAQEIQTFLGPEAKVIDAFQNICPEQLLNYTGDIKTDVLVVGGDRATRDIVINLINRTGITAYDAGPIQNAVAVETLTAALIYINVRYKIVGAGIHISGLPHPNEKQ, via the coding sequence ATGTCGAACCCAAATCCTAATCCAACAATTGCCATAATAGGTGGAACCGGTAGAGAAGGGAGCGCAATCGCAGGCAGATTCGCAAAAGCCGGATTACCCGTAATTATAGGTTCACGTGACCCCGCAAAAGCAAAATCCTTTGCAACTATGGTTAACTTAGAGTGTAAATTAGACGGTGTCACAGGGTGCACCAATTGTGAAGCAGCACAGAAAGCAGACATAATCATTTTGGCGGTTCCATATACTGCAATAAATCGTTCAATTGCAGAAATAAAAGATTGTACTGCTGGAAAAATAGTGATAAACATTGCATCATCACTTGACATGGAGAAAAAAACCCGCGCCTTCATCAACCCCACAGGCTCAATCGCCCAAGAAATCCAAACCTTCCTAGGTCCTGAAGCCAAAGTTATTGATGCTTTTCAAAACATTTGCCCTGAGCAACTTCTAAATTACACAGGAGACATCAAAACCGACGTGCTAGTTGTTGGCGGCGACAGAGCAACCCGCGACATAGTCATTAACCTCATTAACCGAACTGGAATCACTGCGTATGATGCGGGTCCAATACAGAACGCTGTTGCTGTTGAAACCTTAACCGCAGCACTCATCTACATCAACGTACGCTACAAGATTGTCGGTGCAGGCATCCACATAAGCGGTTTACCTCACCCTAACGAGAAACAATAA
- a CDS encoding homocysteine biosynthesis protein yields the protein MSNPNTQGRTIEEINAKIKKGDVQVLTAEEMKKLVESSGVEVAYKEVDVVTTGTFGAMCSSGALVNLGHSDPPIKIDRAWFNDVEVCHPGAAVDLYIGASNMDEKHSSEYGGGHVIQDLVAGKEVEFRATAYGTDCYPRTSVKTTLTKDDLNQFYLLNFRNCYQRYNCAVNSSNEIIYTYMNKLLPRFRNATFSGAGELNPLMNDPDYETIGFGTRIFLGGGQGYVIGEGTQHSPQNQNGTLMVKGDAKQMNPEFLQGASFTKYGTSMYVGLGVPIPLLNLGLAKKTAIRDSQIFTDIVDYSVPRRNRPTFGKVSYKELKSGSITINDKRVRVSSLSSLKMARKVAQTLKEWIQEGSFYLTAPIERLPTEATVKPMRQTEEIPFVVSVMQSAVTCTEAEAIQAIAERMITQSVNHIVVVDEQNKLLGIVTSWDVTRAMAEGKKALADIETRRVFTAKPDEPLEVASKRMAQHSISALPVLDIENKVLGIVTSEDVAKLLGRK from the coding sequence TTGTCAAACCCAAATACTCAAGGACGCACTATCGAAGAAATAAATGCCAAAATCAAAAAAGGCGACGTCCAAGTTCTTACCGCTGAGGAAATGAAAAAACTTGTTGAAAGCAGCGGCGTGGAAGTTGCCTATAAAGAAGTAGATGTGGTTACAACAGGTACCTTTGGCGCAATGTGCAGCTCAGGCGCACTAGTTAATCTTGGTCATTCTGACCCTCCAATCAAAATTGACCGTGCATGGTTTAATGACGTGGAAGTTTGTCACCCCGGAGCCGCAGTGGACCTGTATATTGGCGCATCAAACATGGATGAGAAGCATTCTTCTGAGTATGGTGGCGGTCACGTTATTCAAGATTTGGTGGCTGGTAAAGAAGTCGAGTTTAGAGCCACTGCCTACGGTACAGACTGCTACCCACGCACATCGGTAAAAACAACCCTTACCAAAGACGACCTCAACCAATTCTACCTGCTTAACTTCCGAAACTGCTACCAACGTTACAACTGCGCAGTAAACAGCAGCAACGAAATCATCTACACCTACATGAACAAGCTCCTGCCAAGATTCCGCAACGCCACCTTCTCAGGCGCAGGCGAACTCAACCCATTAATGAACGACCCCGACTACGAAACAATCGGGTTTGGCACCCGCATTTTTCTTGGCGGCGGACAAGGCTACGTTATCGGTGAGGGCACCCAGCATAGCCCCCAAAACCAAAACGGCACCCTGATGGTCAAAGGAGATGCAAAACAAATGAATCCAGAGTTTTTGCAGGGAGCCAGTTTCACCAAGTATGGCACCTCCATGTACGTTGGTTTAGGAGTTCCAATTCCACTTCTGAATTTGGGGTTGGCAAAGAAAACTGCGATACGTGACAGCCAAATCTTCACTGACATCGTGGATTACAGTGTACCAAGACGCAATCGCCCCACTTTTGGTAAGGTAAGCTACAAAGAACTCAAGTCAGGCTCAATCACAATCAACGACAAAAGAGTTCGTGTTAGCTCGCTGTCAAGTTTGAAGATGGCACGAAAGGTTGCGCAAACTCTCAAGGAATGGATTCAGGAAGGAAGCTTCTATTTGACTGCTCCTATAGAGCGTTTACCAACTGAAGCTACTGTTAAGCCCATGAGACAAACTGAAGAAATCCCCTTCGTGGTTAGTGTCATGCAATCAGCGGTTACATGTACTGAAGCTGAAGCTATTCAGGCAATTGCCGAACGTATGATTACCCAATCAGTTAACCACATAGTTGTTGTGGATGAGCAAAACAAACTGCTTGGCATCGTTACATCATGGGACGTTACACGTGCTATGGCAGAAGGCAAAAAAGCGCTCGCTGACATCGAAACTCGCCGTGTGTTCACTGCTAAACCTGATGAGCCCTTAGAAGTTGCTTCAAAACGGATGGCGCAGCATAGCATTTCAGCTTTACCTGTACTTGATATTGAGAATAAAGTGTTGGGTATTGTAACCTCTGAAGATGTAGCTAAACTGCTTGGGAGGAAATAG
- a CDS encoding 4Fe-4S dicluster domain-containing protein — MGRILIRFNEEQFSEPIASEIIIQYKVPIVILSAHISTKGGEILAEVPDESMQKIVDAFRKRGVTVTVPKLIEVDKEKCFSCGSCIALCPVEAISFGKDGTVEFDKERCVGSSCSICVDACPARAIKSIKPNNNGTHVVKVKKLDGEPD, encoded by the coding sequence GTGGGAAGAATACTTATCCGATTTAACGAAGAACAGTTTTCTGAACCCATTGCCTCAGAAATAATAATACAATACAAAGTTCCAATAGTGATTCTCTCAGCCCACATTAGCACTAAAGGCGGAGAAATCCTCGCTGAAGTCCCCGATGAATCAATGCAAAAAATCGTAGATGCCTTCCGAAAAAGAGGCGTAACCGTAACCGTGCCAAAACTCATCGAGGTAGACAAAGAAAAATGCTTTAGCTGCGGAAGCTGCATTGCCCTGTGCCCTGTCGAAGCTATCAGCTTTGGAAAAGACGGAACTGTAGAGTTTGATAAGGAACGCTGTGTTGGCAGTAGCTGCAGTATTTGTGTTGACGCTTGCCCTGCTAGAGCAATTAAATCTATCAAACCAAATAACAACGGTACCCACGTGGTTAAGGTAAAAAAACTTGACGGGGAACCTGATTAA
- the carA gene encoding glutamine-hydrolyzing carbamoyl-phosphate synthase small subunit, translating into MVPQNTSIKNKKAVLLLEDGTSFIGKGFGATGKISGEVVFATQMVGYPEALTDPSYKGQILTFTYPMVGNYGVPRNDMDHGLPLFFESDHIQVQGLIIHELCHEPFHWASARTLDKWLSDEGVPDIYGVDTRRLTKKLRTHGVMLGILQTFDAGEKPDLEALLNNGKNIADPNQTDLVKEVSVKKPCKYTVDGAKKTVVLIDCGVKYNIIRNLLKRGINVVRVPYDTSVEEVLSYNPDGVFLSNGPGNPKKCVKTIETIREVADKLPLMGICLGAQILALALGADTYKLKFGHRAQNQPALDLNNNRCYITTQNHGYAIDMDSLKSTPLEPWFINPNDKTAEGIKHKNKPIFAVQWHPEASPGPYDTELLFDKFAKTLEARA; encoded by the coding sequence TTGGTCCCACAAAATACATCCATCAAAAATAAGAAAGCTGTTCTGCTACTTGAAGACGGAACGTCATTTATCGGGAAAGGTTTTGGAGCAACAGGAAAAATCAGCGGGGAAGTCGTTTTTGCAACACAAATGGTCGGCTACCCCGAAGCACTCACTGACCCGTCCTATAAAGGGCAGATTTTAACATTCACTTATCCAATGGTTGGCAATTATGGTGTTCCAAGAAATGACATGGACCATGGGCTGCCACTGTTTTTTGAGTCCGACCACATCCAAGTCCAAGGCCTAATCATACATGAACTCTGCCATGAACCCTTTCATTGGGCATCCGCACGAACGCTGGACAAGTGGCTCAGCGACGAAGGCGTGCCGGACATTTACGGTGTGGACACCAGACGCTTAACCAAGAAACTGCGAACGCACGGTGTAATGCTGGGTATACTTCAAACTTTTGATGCAGGCGAAAAACCCGATTTGGAAGCGCTTCTAAATAACGGCAAAAACATCGCTGACCCCAACCAAACCGACCTAGTAAAAGAGGTCTCCGTCAAGAAACCCTGCAAATACACTGTAGATGGCGCAAAAAAAACCGTTGTCCTAATCGACTGCGGAGTAAAATACAACATAATCCGTAACCTGCTCAAGCGGGGAATAAACGTTGTCCGTGTTCCCTATGACACCTCAGTTGAGGAAGTTTTAAGCTACAACCCCGACGGTGTATTTCTCAGTAACGGACCTGGTAACCCTAAGAAATGTGTAAAAACAATCGAAACCATCCGAGAAGTTGCCGATAAGCTTCCTTTGATGGGAATTTGTTTAGGTGCACAAATTTTGGCTTTAGCCTTAGGTGCTGACACTTACAAGCTCAAGTTCGGTCACCGTGCACAAAACCAGCCCGCACTTGACCTAAACAATAACCGCTGCTACATAACCACTCAAAATCACGGGTACGCAATAGATATGGATTCCCTAAAGAGCACACCCTTGGAACCATGGTTTATTAACCCTAACGACAAAACCGCCGAGGGTATTAAGCACAAAAATAAGCCCATTTTTGCTGTGCAATGGCATCCCGAGGCATCTCCAGGACCCTACGATACCGAACTGTTGTTTGACAAGTTCGCAAAAACCTTGGAGGCAAGAGCTTAA